CGCGGGCGCCGCGGGTGCGGTACTGCTCCCCAAGAAACTCCGACTCGGGTGCAAGTCACTGAAAGTGGCGATCGACCTGAACGGCGTCCCTCCGGCCGGGATCGAGGGCGTCGAGCTTCCGGACAAGGGAGCCGACCGCGACGGGCACATCTGCTACGGCGCGCTCGGCGTCGGCGGCACCAAGATGAAGATCCACCGGGCCGCGATCAACCGCCTCTTCGAGTCGAACAACGCAGTTCTGGATGTCGAAGAAGTGTACAATCTCGCGCTGCAGTTGCCGTAAGGTGCGCAATTCGGGTTGACTCGCGCGCACCGATTATTGATCATCAGCCGCCCACCTCACCAGGAGCGGCTGATGCGCGTTCGAGGCTTCGCGTTCGTTCTTTTCGGGCTATTCTGCGCGCCGGCGCTGTGCTCCGCCGGACCGATCGAGTTCCAACTGACTCCGACCAACTTACAAGTCCAGCCGGGAACGCCCGCGATCTCCGCCGCACTCTACTCGCTCGAACCGTCCGGTGCGTGCAACACGTTTGACCCTATTACGGGTGCCCCGACTGTTGTGCCACTGGTCGGTTACGACCCCACGCGCCTGGCACAGCCGGCCCCGATCGATATCCACTCGGACGGCACCACCCACTGGAACAACGACGGTTACTTCCGCGTCGATTACTGTCTCACGGACGTGGCCTCCGGCGAGTCCGCCGAATTCTCGGCGTGGGGGCGCGCCCACATGTACAACGTGTACGACAACGGCCAGTGGAGCGGGACCACGTATTTCTGGTTCGGGGGCGTTCAAAAGGTTACGCTCGGCGGCAACGACTACACCCTTTGGGGACCGGGGAGCCAGGGGCAGTACACGTCCGAGTTGCCCGCACTCTCGGTCTGGGTTGGC
This region of Gemmata massiliana genomic DNA includes:
- a CDS encoding PEP-CTERM sorting domain-containing protein (PEP-CTERM proteins occur, often in large numbers, in the proteomes of bacteria that also encode an exosortase, a predicted intramembrane cysteine proteinase. The presence of a PEP-CTERM domain at a protein's C-terminus predicts cleavage within the sorting domain, followed by covalent anchoring to some some component of the (usually Gram-negative) cell surface. Many PEP-CTERM proteins exhibit an unusual sequence composition that includes large numbers of potential glycosylation sites. Expression of one such protein has been shown restore the ability of a bacterium to form floc, a type of biofilm.), which encodes MRVRGFAFVLFGLFCAPALCSAGPIEFQLTPTNLQVQPGTPAISAALYSLEPSGACNTFDPITGAPTVVPLVGYDPTRLAQPAPIDIHSDGTTHWNNDGYFRVDYCLTDVASGESAEFSAWGRAHMYNVYDNGQWSGTTYFWFGGVQKVTLGGNDYTLWGPGSQGQYTSELPALSVWVGPNVPATLSPEPGTLALFALGLAPLGLRRLRRIW